One segment of Castanea sativa cultivar Marrone di Chiusa Pesio chromosome 3, ASM4071231v1 DNA contains the following:
- the LOC142627824 gene encoding disease resistance protein RPV1-like, which yields MALVACEGASSSSFTHQLKKFDVFLSFRGEDTRFGFISHLYDALRLRGIHTFIYDKLSREEEISIELFKTIENSIMSIIVFSENYASFTWCLNKVAKIVECKKNNQLVRPVFYKVDPSETRNQNRKFGEALSKHERKLKDSKKVERWRKALHETANISGWH from the coding sequence ATGGCTCTTGTGGCCTGCGAAGGagcctcatcttcttctttcacCCATCAACTCAAGAAGTTTGATGTTTTCTTGAGTTTTAGAGGTGAAGATACCCGTTTTGGTTTTATAAGTCATTTGTATGACGCTTTGCGTTTGAGGGGTATTCACACCTTCATTTATGATAAGCTTTCAAGGGAAGAAGAAATTTCTATCGAGCTTTTCAAAACCATTGAGAACTCAATAATGTCAATAATTGTATTTTCTGAAAACTATGCATCCTTCACTTGGTGTTTGAATAAGGTTGCCAAGATTGTTGAGTGTAAGAAGAATAACCAGTTGGTGCGACCGGTTTTTTACAAGGTGGATCCATCAGAAACACGGAACCAAAACAGAAAGTTTGGAGAAGCCCTTTCTAAACATGAAAGAAAACTTAAGGATAGCAAGAAAGTAGAAAGATGGAGAAAAGCTCTTCATGAAACCGCTAATATATCCGGTTGGCATTAA